One part of the Planctomycetota bacterium genome encodes these proteins:
- a CDS encoding DegT/DnrJ/EryC1/StrS family aminotransferase: protein MPVPLLDLVAQYRTIRDEVRAAVTEVLESQRGVGGPQIVALEKAVAEYCRCRHAIGVSSGTDALLVSLMSLDIGRGDEVITTPFTFFATVGSIVRVGAKPVFVDIDPKTYNIDPSHIEAAVTPKTKAIMPVHLFGQMADMDPILAAAEKHGLAVIEDAAQAIGAEYNGRRAGSLGTCGCFSFYPSKNLGACGDGGMVVTNDDGLARRCELMRNHGAEERYYHRHVGGNFRLDSIQAAIVMVKLKYLESWHEARQRNAAYYNERFADCRAIQTPYVEPHNRMIYNQYVIRIPGKRDAVEAKLNEKKIGNAIYYPVPLHLQECFADIGHKEGDFPQAERAAREVLALPIYPELTREQLDEVADAVLEAVR, encoded by the coding sequence GTGCCTGTTCCCCTCTTGGACCTGGTGGCGCAGTACCGGACCATCCGCGACGAGGTGCGAGCGGCGGTGACGGAGGTGCTGGAGTCGCAGCGCGGCGTCGGGGGGCCCCAGATCGTCGCATTGGAGAAGGCCGTCGCCGAGTACTGCCGGTGCCGGCACGCGATCGGCGTCTCGAGCGGGACGGACGCGCTCCTGGTGAGCCTGATGAGCCTGGACATCGGCCGAGGCGACGAGGTCATCACGACGCCCTTCACCTTTTTTGCGACCGTGGGCTCCATCGTCCGGGTCGGGGCGAAGCCCGTCTTCGTGGACATCGACCCGAAGACGTACAACATCGACCCCTCGCACATCGAGGCCGCCGTCACCCCGAAGACGAAGGCGATCATGCCTGTCCACCTGTTCGGCCAGATGGCCGACATGGACCCGATCCTGGCCGCGGCGGAGAAGCACGGCCTGGCGGTGATCGAGGACGCGGCCCAGGCGATCGGGGCGGAGTACAACGGTCGGCGGGCGGGCTCCCTCGGGACCTGCGGGTGCTTCTCCTTCTATCCCTCGAAGAACCTGGGGGCGTGCGGCGACGGGGGGATGGTCGTCACGAACGACGACGGGCTCGCGCGCCGGTGCGAGTTGATGCGCAATCACGGGGCCGAGGAGCGGTACTACCATCGCCACGTGGGCGGCAATTTCCGCCTCGACAGCATCCAGGCGGCCATCGTGATGGTAAAATTGAAGTATCTTGAGTCGTGGCATGAGGCGCGGCAACGCAACGCCGCCTATTACAACGAGCGCTTCGCAGACTGCCGGGCTATCCAGACGCCCTACGTCGAGCCGCACAACCGCATGATCTACAATCAGTACGTCATCCGGATTCCCGGGAAGCGCGATGCCGTCGAGGCGAAACTGAACGAAAAGAAGATCGGCAACGCGATCTATTACCCGGTTCCGTTGCACCTTCAGGAGTGTTTTGCCGATATAGGGCACAAGGAGGGGGACTTCCCGCAGGCGGAACGGGCGGCGCGGGAGGTGCTGGCGCTGCCGATTTACCCCGAACTGACTCGCGAGCAACTGGACGAGGTGGCCGACGCGGTTCTCGAAGCCGTTCGTTGA